A single window of Falco naumanni isolate bFalNau1 unplaced genomic scaffold, bFalNau1.pat scaffold_54_arrow_pat_ctg1, whole genome shotgun sequence DNA harbors:
- the LOC121082278 gene encoding putative ankyrin repeat domain-containing protein 26-like protein — translation MPCPETPDPPALPGTPDPPALPGACRSPPRASRHLFPEAGPCPRPCRGMKRFFGFGRKKKGRPAASGSSAKPFPTGAYELRLKDLGKLHRAAARGDLGQVRQRLKKCGIDERDAAER, via the coding sequence ATGCCCTGCCCCGAGACCCCCGatcccccggccctgcccgggaCCCCCGatcccccggccctgcccggggccTGCCGCAGCCCGCCGCGTGCCTCCCGCCATCTCTTCCCTGAGGCGGGACCGTGCCCGCGCCCCTGCCGCGGGATGAAGAGGTTTTTCGGGTTcgggaggaagaagaaggggcGGCCGGCAGCGTCCGGCAGCTCCGCCAAGCCCTTCCCCACCGGTGCCTACGAGCTCCGGCTGAAGGACCTGGGCAAGCTGCACCGTGCGGCCGCCCGTGGCGACCTGGGTCAGGTGCGGCAGAGACTGAAGAAATGCGGCATCGACGAGCGGGACGCGGCGGAGCGGTAA